One Pseudomonas brassicacearum genomic region harbors:
- a CDS encoding aldo/keto reductase: protein MKTLELAGVSVPVIGQGTWHMGEEPSHHKKEVAALRLGIELGMTLIDTAEMYAEGGAETVVGEAITGLREQVFLVSKVYPHNASRKGIPLACERSLRRLDTDYIDLYLLHWRGQYPLEETVEAFERLREEGKIGRWGVSNFDVADLEELASPACATNQVLYNLQERGIEFDLLPWCQEQRMPVMAYCPVGQGGHLLKDHTLGQIAERHGATPAQIALAWLLRQDNVIAIPKAVQPEHVRLNAEAANLKLEPQDLAALDLMFPQPQGKQRLAMV, encoded by the coding sequence ATGAAGACTCTGGAATTGGCCGGCGTGTCCGTACCGGTGATCGGCCAAGGCACTTGGCACATGGGTGAGGAACCGTCCCATCACAAGAAGGAAGTCGCGGCCCTGCGGTTGGGCATCGAGCTGGGCATGACCCTGATCGACACGGCGGAGATGTACGCCGAAGGCGGTGCCGAGACCGTCGTTGGCGAAGCGATCACCGGTCTGCGCGAGCAGGTTTTCCTGGTGAGCAAGGTCTATCCCCACAACGCCAGCCGCAAAGGCATTCCCCTGGCTTGCGAACGCAGTTTGCGGCGGCTCGACACCGATTACATCGACCTATATCTGCTGCATTGGCGCGGACAGTACCCGCTGGAGGAAACCGTCGAAGCCTTCGAACGGTTGCGCGAAGAAGGCAAGATCGGTCGTTGGGGCGTGTCGAACTTCGATGTCGCCGACCTTGAAGAACTGGCCTCGCCGGCCTGCGCCACCAACCAGGTGCTGTACAACTTGCAAGAACGTGGTATCGAATTCGACCTGCTGCCCTGGTGTCAGGAACAGCGTATGCCGGTCATGGCTTACTGCCCGGTCGGCCAGGGTGGGCATCTGCTCAAGGACCATACCTTGGGGCAGATCGCCGAACGCCATGGCGCGACACCGGCGCAGATCGCACTGGCCTGGCTGTTGCGCCAGGACAATGTCATTGCCATTCCCAAGGCCGTACAGCCTGAGCACGTACGTCTGAATGCCGAGGCAGCAAACCTGAAGCTTGAACCGCAGGATTTGGCGGCCCTTGACCTGATGTTTCCCCAGCCTCAGGGCAAGCAGCGGTTGGCGATGGTCTGA
- a CDS encoding DNA polymerase II — protein sequence MDLQQGFVLTRHWRDTPAGTEVEFWLATDAGPRRVRLPVQPSVAFVPQVQRGQVEALLQGEKDVELRPLDLLDFEHRPVLGLYCQQHAQLMRLDTTLRRAGVEVFEADIRPPERYLMERFITAPVWFGGTATADGLLRDAQMKPAPEYRPPLRLVSLDIETTAQGDLYSIALEGCGERQVYMLGPPNGDDTGVDFQLEYCESRTVLLKKLNDWFARFDPDGIIGWNLVQFDLRVLHEHARRLAVPLRLGRGGEEMQWREHGARNNHFFASAAGRLIIDGIESLRSATWSFPSFSLENVAQTLLGEGKSIDNPYQRMDEINRMFAEDKPALARYNLKDCELVTRIFAKTELLKFLLERASVTGLPADRSGGSVAAFTHLYMPLMHRQGFVAPNLGQRPPEASPGGFVMDSQPGLYESVLVLDYKSLYPSIIRTFLIDPVGLIEGLRHPDDGESVPGFRGARFSRTRHCLPAIVARVAEGRETAKREHNAPLSQALKIIMNAFYGVLGSSGCRFFDPRLASSITLRGHQIMQHTRQLIEAQGHVVIYGDTDSTFVWLRRAHGQEEAARIGQELVAHVNQWWREQVRDEFGLESALELQFETHFKRFLMPTIRGAEEGSKKRYAGLVTRADGRDEIVYKGLETVRTDWSPLARQFQQELYGRIFHRQPYQDYVRDYVQQTLAGAFDDRLVYRKRLRRPLEDYERNVPPHVRAARLADEFNQRQGRPRQYQNGGWISYVITVAGPEPLEIRSAPIDYDHYVSKQLQPVADAILPFVDDDFSTLVGGQMGLF from the coding sequence GTGGATTTACAGCAGGGCTTCGTCCTGACCCGGCATTGGCGCGACACCCCGGCCGGCACCGAAGTCGAATTCTGGCTGGCGACCGACGCCGGCCCGCGGCGCGTGCGCCTGCCGGTGCAGCCGTCGGTGGCGTTTGTGCCGCAGGTCCAGCGCGGTCAGGTCGAAGCGCTGTTGCAAGGGGAGAAGGACGTTGAGTTGCGTCCCCTTGACCTGCTGGATTTCGAGCATCGCCCGGTGCTGGGGCTGTATTGCCAGCAGCACGCCCAACTGATGCGCCTGGACACCACCTTGCGCCGTGCCGGTGTGGAGGTGTTCGAGGCTGACATCCGGCCGCCGGAACGCTACCTGATGGAGCGCTTCATCACCGCCCCCGTCTGGTTTGGCGGCACAGCCACTGCTGACGGCCTGCTGCGCGACGCCCAGATGAAACCGGCGCCCGAGTACCGCCCACCGTTGCGCCTGGTGTCCCTGGACATCGAAACCACCGCCCAGGGCGATTTGTATTCCATTGCCCTGGAAGGCTGCGGCGAGCGCCAGGTCTACATGCTCGGCCCGCCCAATGGCGACGACACCGGCGTGGATTTCCAACTGGAATACTGCGAATCGCGCACCGTGCTGTTGAAAAAGCTCAATGACTGGTTTGCCCGCTTTGACCCCGACGGGATCATCGGCTGGAACCTGGTGCAGTTCGATCTGCGGGTGCTGCATGAACACGCTCGACGCCTGGCCGTGCCGTTGCGCTTGGGGCGTGGCGGGGAAGAAATGCAATGGCGCGAGCATGGCGCGCGCAACAATCACTTTTTCGCCTCGGCAGCCGGGCGGTTGATCATCGACGGCATCGAGTCCCTGCGTTCGGCGACCTGGAGTTTCCCGTCATTCAGCCTGGAGAACGTCGCCCAGACGCTGCTGGGGGAGGGTAAGTCCATCGACAACCCGTACCAGCGCATGGATGAGATCAACCGCATGTTCGCCGAGGACAAACCGGCCCTGGCCCGCTACAACCTCAAGGACTGTGAGCTGGTGACGCGGATCTTCGCCAAGACCGAGCTGCTCAAGTTCCTCTTGGAGCGGGCCAGCGTCACCGGCCTGCCGGCGGACCGCAGCGGTGGATCGGTGGCGGCGTTCACCCACTTGTACATGCCGCTGATGCACCGCCAGGGTTTCGTGGCGCCGAATCTTGGCCAGCGCCCGCCCGAGGCGAGCCCGGGTGGATTTGTCATGGATTCCCAGCCGGGGCTCTACGAGTCGGTGCTGGTGCTGGATTACAAGAGCCTGTATCCGTCGATCATCCGCACCTTCCTCATCGACCCCGTGGGCCTGATCGAGGGGCTGCGTCACCCGGACGACGGCGAATCGGTACCCGGCTTTCGCGGCGCACGTTTCTCCCGTACCCGGCATTGCCTGCCGGCCATCGTCGCGCGGGTCGCCGAAGGCCGGGAAACCGCCAAGCGCGAACACAACGCGCCGCTGTCCCAGGCGTTGAAAATCATCATGAATGCCTTTTATGGTGTGCTCGGTTCCAGTGGCTGTCGCTTCTTCGATCCACGGCTGGCGTCGTCCATCACCTTGCGCGGCCACCAGATCATGCAGCACACCCGGCAGTTGATCGAAGCCCAGGGACATGTGGTGATCTACGGTGATACCGACTCCACGTTCGTCTGGCTGCGCCGTGCCCACGGCCAGGAAGAGGCGGCCAGGATCGGCCAGGAGCTGGTGGCCCACGTCAATCAATGGTGGCGCGAACAGGTGCGTGACGAGTTCGGGCTGGAGAGTGCGCTGGAGTTGCAGTTCGAAACCCATTTCAAGCGCTTTTTGATGCCGACCATTCGGGGCGCCGAGGAAGGCAGCAAGAAACGTTATGCCGGGCTGGTGACCCGCGCCGATGGCCGCGATGAAATCGTCTACAAGGGCCTGGAGACCGTGCGCACCGACTGGTCGCCGTTGGCCCGGCAGTTCCAGCAAGAGCTATACGGGCGAATCTTCCATCGCCAGCCGTACCAGGATTATGTGCGCGATTATGTGCAGCAGACCCTGGCCGGCGCGTTCGATGATCGACTGGTCTACCGCAAGCGCTTGCGCCGGCCCCTGGAGGACTACGAGCGCAACGTACCGCCCCACGTCCGGGCCGCGCGGCTGGCCGACGAATTCAACCAGCGCCAGGGCCGGCCGCGGCAGTATCAGAATGGCGGCTGGATCAGCTACGTCATCACCGTCGCCGGCCCCGAGCCCCTGGAAATCCGTAGCGCGCCGATTGATTACGACCACTACGTGAGCAAACAGCTGCAACCGGTGGCGGATGCGATCCTGCCGTTTGTGGACGATGATTTTTCGACGTTGGTGGGGGGGCAGATGGGGTTGTTCTGA